From the genome of Candidatus Binatia bacterium, one region includes:
- the accC gene encoding acetyl-CoA carboxylase biotin carboxylase subunit, with the protein MFKKILIANRGEIALRIIRAARELGIETVAVYSEADRDSLHVRLADEAVCIGPPPSAKSYLNIPRIISAAEVTAADAIHPGYGFLSENAHFAEICETCKIRFIGPTSEMIRKMGDKAEARRTMMAAGVPITPGSEGVIDSVDEAERVARELGFPVIIKAAAGGGGKGMRIATDEASLQNGIRMAQAEAEANFGSGSVYLERYVQRPRHIEVQVLGDRHGSIVHLGERECSIQRRHQKLIEESPSPALTPELRAKMGQAAVKGASSIRYEGAGTIEFLLGPSGEFYFMEMNTRIQVEHPVTEEVTRLDLIKAQIAVAAGDPLPWKQEEIRMEGHALECRINAERPDQNFQPSPGLVRYFHAPGGPGVRVDSHLYSGYTVPPHYDSMVAKIICWGRDRAESVARMRRALEETVVDGIDTTLSFHIRVLDDEAFRKGEIHTGFIEEFLTRERAAAA; encoded by the coding sequence ATGTTCAAGAAGATCCTGATCGCGAACCGCGGCGAGATCGCGCTGCGGATCATCCGCGCGGCCCGCGAGCTGGGGATCGAGACGGTGGCGGTCTACTCCGAGGCCGACCGCGACTCGCTCCACGTGCGGCTGGCCGACGAGGCGGTCTGCATCGGCCCGCCCCCCTCCGCGAAGAGCTACCTCAACATCCCGCGCATCATCAGCGCCGCCGAGGTCACCGCCGCCGACGCCATCCACCCGGGCTACGGCTTCCTCTCCGAGAACGCGCACTTCGCGGAGATCTGCGAGACCTGCAAGATCCGCTTCATCGGGCCCACGTCGGAGATGATCCGGAAGATGGGGGACAAGGCGGAGGCACGACGCACGATGATGGCGGCCGGCGTGCCGATCACGCCCGGCAGCGAAGGGGTGATCGACTCGGTGGACGAGGCGGAGCGCGTCGCCAGGGAGCTGGGCTTTCCGGTCATCATCAAGGCCGCGGCCGGAGGCGGCGGCAAGGGGATGCGGATCGCCACGGACGAGGCCTCGCTCCAGAACGGGATCCGGATGGCGCAGGCCGAAGCGGAGGCGAACTTCGGCTCGGGCTCGGTCTACCTGGAGCGCTACGTCCAGAGGCCGCGGCACATCGAGGTGCAGGTGCTGGGCGACCGGCACGGCTCGATCGTGCACCTGGGGGAGCGCGAGTGCTCCATCCAGCGGCGGCACCAGAAGCTGATCGAGGAATCACCCAGTCCCGCGCTCACGCCCGAGCTGCGCGCGAAGATGGGGCAGGCCGCCGTCAAGGGAGCCTCCTCGATCCGCTACGAGGGGGCGGGCACGATCGAGTTCCTGCTCGGCCCCTCGGGCGAGTTCTACTTCATGGAGATGAACACCCGGATCCAGGTGGAGCACCCCGTGACCGAGGAGGTGACGCGCCTGGACCTGATCAAGGCGCAGATCGCCGTGGCCGCGGGGGATCCGCTTCCCTGGAAGCAGGAGGAGATCCGGATGGAGGGGCACGCGCTGGAGTGCCGGATCAACGCCGAGCGCCCCGACCAGAACTTCCAGCCCTCGCCGGGCCTGGTCCGCTACTTCCACGCGCCGGGCGGTCCCGGCGTGCGGGTGGACAGCCACCTCTATTCCGGCTACACGGTGCCGCCCCACTACGACTCGATGGTCGCGAAGATCATCTGCTGGGGTCGGGACCGGGCGGAATCGGTGGCGCGGATGCGCCGCGCGCTCGAGGAGACGGTGGTGGACGGCATCGACACCACCCTCTCCTTCCACATCCGCGTGCTGGACGACGAGGCGTTCCGCAAGGGGGAGATCCACACCGGCTTCATCGAAGAGTTCCTCACGCGCGAGCGGGCGGCCGCGGCGTGA
- the accB gene encoding acetyl-CoA carboxylase biotin carboxyl carrier protein, giving the protein MNLRRQITELVKLMREEDLAEVEVRRWFSTIRIRRPGVEMAAASAPARETHAAAPAAAAAAEAEESKNLVPIKSPMVGTFYRSPAPDADPYVEQNSYVDVGQTVCIVEAMKLMNEIESDVKGRIARILVENAQPVEYGQILFLVETDGSAERAA; this is encoded by the coding sequence ATGAATCTCCGCAGGCAGATCACCGAGCTGGTGAAGCTCATGCGCGAGGAGGACCTGGCCGAGGTCGAGGTGCGGCGCTGGTTCTCGACCATCCGGATCCGCCGTCCCGGCGTCGAGATGGCGGCCGCGTCGGCCCCCGCGCGCGAGACGCACGCGGCGGCTCCCGCCGCGGCGGCCGCGGCGGAGGCCGAAGAGTCGAAGAACCTGGTGCCGATCAAGTCGCCGATGGTCGGGACGTTCTACCGCTCGCCCGCGCCCGACGCCGACCCCTACGTCGAGCAGAACAGCTACGTGGACGTGGGGCAGACGGTCTGCATCGTGGAAGCGATGAAGCTCATGAACGAGATCGAATCGGACGTGAAGGGGCGGATCGCCCGCATCCTGGTCGAGAACGCCCAGCCCGTCGAATACGGGCAGATCCTCTTCCTCGTGGAAACCGACGGGTCCGCCGAGCGGGCGGCCTAG
- a CDS encoding tetratricopeptide repeat protein → MPDQLAETRTKRLEETVARDPSTALYLPLAECLREEGRVEEAIRLCEARKNRPGHGVGDAIVLGRCYLADGRLNEARAAFEAALALDRENVSALKALAGILAHEGRHARSVELYRAVCRVDPGDLESQTALHQITSGEYADVCPADVVVGQGDLGWHPVRLPREEEHLSALGLGLRTIESFGEESSASAAERDRARSFQELSLDAPATAERVAATPPTPPAPPAPAASAPAAAGPATAPADLGTAPAAFRAAPGMNGSNDPTSNAAQPPEEPVGGNRPAFEDWLRRLGGGS, encoded by the coding sequence ATGCCCGACCAACTCGCCGAAACCCGTACGAAACGACTCGAAGAAACCGTAGCGCGCGATCCCTCGACCGCGCTCTATCTGCCGCTCGCGGAATGCCTTCGCGAGGAGGGGCGTGTCGAAGAGGCGATCCGCCTCTGCGAGGCGCGGAAGAACCGGCCCGGACACGGAGTCGGCGACGCCATCGTCCTCGGCCGCTGCTACCTGGCCGACGGACGCCTGAACGAGGCGCGCGCCGCGTTCGAGGCGGCGCTCGCGCTCGATCGCGAGAACGTGTCCGCCTTGAAAGCGCTCGCGGGGATCCTGGCTCACGAGGGGCGGCACGCCCGCTCGGTCGAGCTCTACCGCGCCGTCTGCCGCGTCGATCCCGGCGATCTCGAGTCCCAGACCGCGCTCCACCAGATCACCTCGGGCGAGTACGCCGACGTCTGTCCCGCCGACGTGGTCGTCGGCCAGGGGGACCTCGGCTGGCACCCGGTGCGCCTGCCGCGCGAAGAGGAGCACCTCTCCGCGCTCGGCCTCGGTCTCCGCACGATCGAGAGCTTCGGGGAGGAGTCGTCCGCGTCCGCCGCCGAGCGCGATCGCGCGCGGAGCTTCCAGGAGCTGAGCCTGGACGCGCCCGCGACGGCCGAGCGCGTCGCCGCGACGCCGCCAACACCGCCCGCTCCGCCCGCGCCCGCGGCATCCGCTCCCGCGGCGGCCGGGCCGGCGACGGCGCCCGCGGATCTCGGGACCGCGCCCGCCGCCTTCCGCGCCGCGCCCGGCATGAACGGCTCCAACGATCCCACTTCCAACGCCGCGCAGCCGCCGGAGGAACCGGTGGGCGGGAATCGTCCGGCGTTCGAGGACTGGCTCCGCCGCCTGGGCGGGGGCTCTTGA
- a CDS encoding tetratricopeptide repeat protein, producing MTISLRQSFFLLVLVFTAPAFVPPVAHADSRMNSSYGIPSDPVLLDLLTRSELAEAAGDGEAAIQWAESLATADPRSAFGCARAATLLETIGQDSEALGWGQRALARDSLNLDAAMLVARMHLRGGESDIAAQALTPPLRILGAPPEAYALRALAHELSKRYDAALADLKRTDELLPDFAWIATGILGLALEDGRLEEASQALQLALELRSDDPRVLHLGVSLAQRTDDPVLEERLLRTLALQSTARPTDIAAYGAFLVRVGKKDAFRQLEAWADAGPMPAADLRAETGEALVREGRYPEALETVRPLKGDPRAMPVRARAYVSLGEDRKALECYRMLVPGRTLSREESLVVAYLEIRVGDRARGVETLERARSARLDTPRQVLTASLCYSLLGYPDEAVALIRDSASRGVSSPSTFEELGSAATVIGDSLVAQWAFERMRGLGKETSECLFFLATAELSQGREEHAMATLERAVRLNSRNGRALLLLGKLRSDRGQLELARETLRSASACPETSYEANRALAKVCRSLRLDAEAREAESKSRGARPRPSAGLTLFQDR from the coding sequence GTGACCATCAGCCTTCGACAGAGCTTCTTCCTTCTCGTTCTCGTCTTCACGGCGCCCGCCTTCGTCCCCCCGGTCGCACACGCCGACTCGCGCATGAATTCCTCGTACGGGATCCCGTCCGACCCCGTTCTGCTCGATCTTCTGACCCGCTCCGAGCTGGCCGAGGCCGCCGGGGACGGGGAGGCCGCCATCCAGTGGGCGGAATCGCTGGCCACGGCAGACCCCCGCAGCGCTTTCGGTTGCGCCCGCGCGGCGACCCTTCTCGAGACCATCGGCCAGGACAGCGAAGCCCTCGGCTGGGGACAGCGCGCCCTGGCCCGCGACAGCCTGAATCTGGACGCGGCCATGCTCGTGGCGCGGATGCACCTGCGCGGGGGAGAGAGCGACATCGCCGCCCAGGCGCTGACCCCCCCGCTCCGGATCCTGGGCGCGCCCCCCGAGGCGTATGCCCTCCGGGCGCTGGCCCACGAGCTTTCCAAACGCTATGACGCCGCCCTCGCGGATCTGAAGAGGACCGACGAGCTCCTGCCCGATTTTGCGTGGATTGCTACCGGGATCCTCGGCCTAGCGCTCGAGGATGGCCGGCTGGAGGAAGCGTCGCAGGCCCTTCAGTTGGCCCTGGAGCTGCGGTCCGACGACCCCCGCGTGCTGCACCTGGGGGTTTCGCTCGCCCAGCGCACCGACGACCCGGTGCTGGAAGAGCGCCTCCTGCGCACCCTCGCGCTCCAGTCCACCGCGCGGCCGACGGACATCGCCGCCTATGGGGCGTTCCTGGTCCGCGTGGGGAAGAAGGACGCGTTCCGGCAGCTCGAGGCCTGGGCCGATGCCGGCCCGATGCCGGCCGCCGACCTGCGCGCCGAGACGGGGGAGGCCCTGGTGCGCGAGGGGCGCTACCCCGAGGCGCTAGAGACCGTCCGGCCTCTGAAGGGCGACCCGCGCGCGATGCCGGTGCGCGCGCGCGCGTACGTCTCCCTGGGAGAGGATCGGAAGGCGCTCGAGTGCTACCGGATGCTGGTGCCGGGGCGGACGCTGTCGCGGGAGGAGTCGCTGGTCGTCGCGTATCTGGAAATTCGCGTGGGGGATCGCGCGCGTGGGGTGGAGACGCTCGAGCGCGCGCGGTCGGCGCGTCTCGACACCCCGCGTCAGGTTCTCACCGCGAGCCTGTGCTACTCTCTGCTCGGTTACCCGGACGAAGCGGTGGCGCTGATCCGCGATTCGGCCTCGCGCGGGGTCTCGAGCCCCTCGACTTTCGAGGAGCTGGGCTCGGCCGCGACCGTGATCGGCGACTCGTTGGTCGCCCAGTGGGCGTTCGAACGGATGCGCGGTCTGGGGAAGGAGACCTCCGAGTGCCTGTTCTTCCTTGCCACGGCGGAGCTGTCGCAGGGCCGCGAGGAGCACGCCATGGCCACCCTGGAGCGTGCGGTCCGCCTGAACTCCCGCAACGGACGTGCCCTCCTGCTCCTGGGGAAACTCCGGAGCGACCGGGGCCAATTGGAGCTGGCGCGGGAGACCCTTCGCTCCGCCTCCGCCTGTCCCGAGACCTCCTACGAAGCAAATCGCGCTTTGGCAAAGGTTTGCAGGAGCCTCCGGCTGGACGCCGAGGCCCGCGAGGCGGAATCGAAATCACGTGGGGCGCGGCCCCGTCCCTCTGCCGGCCTCACCCTCTTCCAGGATCGCTAA
- a CDS encoding PDZ domain-containing protein, translating into MKLRAAAAGLALLAAPFLGGAAAPAAPGPLRPESSPFLGVLDSLQASILTIVAVPEAQRSAPAGVKRKRLIGTGVATNDRDIVTTAGLAFPNGDVRVMLGGGVERRAVLRGVDRQSNLAVFRLEEPVLHTLRRAAPQSLAVGTWVAVISNITVSRPQAAIGQVVGRGERVDFPYSGDVIEIDAPGYPASAGGAVVNEDGEWVALVVGRGLQGPNSGETSRVGDPERPGRPPTGGVLLAVPVDQVERIVADLGDHGTVQRGFLGIRLKRGPVSPEDTLGVRVDDVIAGSPAAVAGVRAGDHILAMDGQEVRSAEELVSMVSALRPGYDTEVTILRDAEILPLRIVVGSNLTGPRPEGARSEAPPALNAADKKALREHLLKLREEQRALEERLRGMEASDSLGQNR; encoded by the coding sequence ATGAAGCTTCGCGCCGCCGCGGCGGGACTCGCGCTTCTCGCCGCGCCGTTCCTCGGGGGCGCCGCCGCCCCCGCCGCTCCGGGGCCGCTCCGCCCCGAGTCGAGCCCCTTCCTGGGCGTGCTCGACTCGCTCCAGGCCTCCATCCTCACCATCGTCGCCGTTCCCGAGGCGCAGCGCAGCGCGCCCGCGGGCGTGAAGCGCAAGCGCCTGATCGGGACCGGCGTCGCGACGAACGATCGCGACATCGTCACCACCGCCGGCCTCGCCTTCCCCAACGGCGACGTGCGCGTGATGCTGGGCGGCGGCGTCGAGCGCCGCGCGGTGCTGCGCGGCGTGGACCGGCAGTCCAACCTCGCGGTGTTCCGCCTGGAGGAGCCGGTGCTCCACACGCTCCGCCGCGCGGCCCCGCAGTCGCTCGCGGTCGGAACCTGGGTGGCGGTCATCTCCAACATCACCGTCTCCCGCCCGCAGGCCGCGATCGGACAGGTCGTCGGCCGCGGCGAGCGCGTCGACTTTCCCTACTCGGGCGACGTCATCGAGATCGACGCGCCCGGCTACCCGGCGTCGGCCGGAGGCGCCGTCGTGAACGAGGACGGCGAGTGGGTCGCGCTGGTCGTGGGGCGCGGGCTCCAGGGCCCCAACTCCGGCGAGACCTCGCGGGTCGGCGATCCCGAGCGGCCGGGAAGGCCACCGACCGGCGGGGTGCTCCTCGCCGTTCCGGTGGATCAGGTGGAGCGGATCGTCGCCGATCTGGGCGACCACGGCACCGTGCAGCGCGGCTTCCTGGGCATCCGGCTGAAGCGCGGCCCGGTTTCCCCCGAGGATACGCTCGGCGTGCGCGTCGACGACGTGATCGCCGGCAGCCCCGCCGCCGTCGCGGGCGTCCGCGCGGGGGACCACATCCTCGCCATGGACGGCCAGGAAGTGCGCTCGGCCGAGGAGCTGGTCTCGATGGTCTCCGCGCTGCGTCCCGGGTACGACACCGAGGTGACGATCCTGCGCGACGCCGAGATCCTTCCGCTCCGCATCGTCGTGGGCTCGAACCTCACCGGCCCCCGCCCCGAGGGGGCGCGCTCCGAGGCCCCGCCCGCCCTGAATGCCGCCGACAAGAAGGCGCTTCGGGAGCACCTGCTGAAGCTCCGCGAGGAGCAGCGGGCCCTGGAAGAGCGTCTCCGGGGGATGGAAGCGTCGGATTCGCTGGGCCAGAATCGCTAG
- a CDS encoding 2-phosphosulfolactate phosphatase, translated as MSPRPSKVVPRASEGSGLKRIDLYLTPAAAERAPLEGRSIVVVDVLRSSTTIAWALKNGAAKVIPVETVEEATRLAHTLDAKTRLLCGERDGRKVGGFDLGNSPREYTRERVEGKTLVFASTNASPLMAGVLAGQAQRILGFVNLSVVADALWNDGADVAVVCAGRVGRFSLEDAACAGALARRLSDRAAGLALNDAAEMAAEYDRAHGADPEGILRRSEHGRYLIELGFEEDLPVCAAVDQVPLVPILKDGRITVPASTPASV; from the coding sequence GTGAGCCCCCGCCCGTCCAAGGTGGTCCCTCGCGCGAGCGAGGGTAGCGGCCTGAAGCGGATCGACCTCTACCTGACGCCGGCCGCCGCCGAGCGCGCGCCCCTGGAGGGGCGCTCCATCGTGGTCGTCGACGTGCTCCGCTCCTCGACCACCATCGCGTGGGCGCTCAAGAACGGCGCGGCGAAGGTGATCCCGGTCGAGACGGTGGAAGAGGCGACGCGCCTGGCCCACACGCTGGACGCGAAGACGCGCCTCCTGTGCGGCGAGCGCGACGGGCGGAAGGTCGGCGGGTTCGATCTCGGCAACTCGCCCCGCGAGTACACCCGGGAGCGGGTCGAGGGCAAGACGCTCGTCTTCGCCTCCACGAACGCGAGCCCGCTCATGGCCGGCGTGCTGGCGGGACAGGCGCAGCGGATCCTGGGCTTCGTGAACCTGAGCGTCGTCGCCGACGCCCTCTGGAACGACGGGGCCGACGTGGCGGTCGTCTGCGCCGGGCGGGTCGGGCGCTTCTCGCTGGAGGATGCGGCCTGCGCGGGCGCCCTCGCGCGGCGGTTGTCGGACCGGGCCGCCGGTCTCGCCCTGAACGACGCGGCCGAGATGGCCGCCGAATACGACCGCGCCCACGGCGCCGACCCCGAGGGGATCCTGCGCCGGAGCGAGCACGGCCGCTACCTCATCGAGCTGGGGTTCGAGGAGGACCTTCCCGTCTGCGCCGCCGTGGACCAGGTGCCTCTCGTTCCGATCCTCAAGGACGGCCGGATCACGGTCCCGGCGTCCACCCCCGCTTCGGTCTGA
- a CDS encoding type II 3-dehydroquinate dehydratase produces the protein MAASRDVWVLHGPNLGLLGRREPELYGRNALAAIDKRLAALGEELGLNVTSFQTNHEGALIDRLTIAMDEADGCLLNPAAFTHTSLALADTLRSVTIPVVEVHLTNLYARERERQTSLTGSAVRGVIMGLGAMSYDLGLRALDALLRAGKRGRGQGR, from the coding sequence ATGGCGGCATCGCGGGACGTCTGGGTGCTCCATGGCCCGAACCTGGGCCTCCTGGGCCGCCGCGAACCCGAGCTCTACGGCAGGAACGCGCTCGCGGCCATCGACAAGCGCCTCGCCGCGCTCGGCGAGGAGCTGGGCTTGAACGTCACCAGCTTCCAGACCAACCACGAAGGGGCGCTGATCGACCGGCTGACGATCGCGATGGACGAAGCGGACGGCTGCCTGTTGAACCCCGCGGCGTTCACGCACACCAGCCTGGCGCTCGCCGACACGCTCCGCTCGGTCACGATCCCGGTCGTCGAGGTGCACCTCACCAATCTCTACGCGCGCGAGCGGGAGCGGCAGACCAGCCTCACCGGCTCCGCCGTGCGCGGCGTCATCATGGGGCTGGGCGCCATGAGCTACGATCTGGGCCTTCGGGCCCTCGATGCGCTGCTCCGCGCCGGCAAGCGAGGACGAGGGCAGGGACGATGA
- a CDS encoding type IV pilus twitching motility protein PilT, which translates to MNIKRVLQQMVEMKASDLHVKVGTKPTARVHGLLVAIDEPAPSQADLEAVVDQILTPKQKKVFEETKEVDFAFGVTGLARFRTNFYQQRGTTAMVFRQVPATVPAFEELNLPPVIEELAARPRGLVLVCGTVGSGKSTTLAAMLDSLNRREARNVITIEDPVEFLFRDKKCTISQREIGLDTATFAEGLRHILRQDPDAIMIGEIRDAETMRIALMAADTGHLVLSTLHTVDATQTVNRIISFFPPHQHEEIRFMLAGTLQAVIALRLVPRSDLEGRIPAAEVMLVTATIREYLQDPDKTSLIKAAIAEGVSQYGMQTFDQSIMKHYTEGKVSLENALRYCSNPTEFELRVKGIHATSDESWKSFERKEEVV; encoded by the coding sequence ATGAACATCAAGCGCGTCCTGCAGCAGATGGTGGAGATGAAGGCTTCCGACCTCCACGTGAAGGTGGGCACCAAGCCCACGGCCCGGGTGCATGGACTGCTCGTCGCGATCGACGAGCCGGCGCCCTCGCAGGCCGATCTGGAAGCGGTCGTGGACCAGATCCTCACGCCGAAGCAGAAGAAGGTCTTCGAGGAGACGAAAGAGGTCGACTTCGCCTTCGGCGTCACCGGACTCGCGCGCTTCCGCACGAACTTCTACCAGCAGCGCGGCACGACGGCGATGGTCTTCCGCCAGGTGCCGGCCACGGTGCCGGCGTTCGAGGAGCTGAACCTCCCGCCGGTCATCGAAGAGCTGGCCGCCCGCCCGCGCGGGCTGGTCCTGGTCTGCGGCACGGTCGGCAGCGGCAAGTCGACCACGCTCGCGGCCATGCTCGACTCGCTGAACCGCCGCGAGGCGCGGAACGTCATCACGATCGAGGACCCGGTCGAGTTCCTCTTCCGCGACAAGAAGTGCACCATCAGCCAGCGCGAGATCGGCCTCGACACCGCCACGTTCGCCGAGGGGCTGCGGCACATCCTGCGGCAGGACCCCGACGCCATCATGATCGGCGAGATCCGGGACGCCGAGACGATGCGCATCGCGCTCATGGCCGCGGACACCGGCCACCTCGTCCTCTCCACGCTGCACACCGTGGACGCCACGCAGACGGTGAACCGGATCATCTCCTTCTTCCCGCCGCACCAGCACGAGGAGATCCGCTTCATGCTGGCCGGAACGCTCCAGGCGGTGATCGCGCTGCGCCTGGTGCCGCGCTCCGACCTCGAGGGGCGGATTCCCGCGGCCGAGGTGATGCTGGTCACGGCCACGATCCGCGAGTACCTGCAGGACCCCGACAAGACCTCGCTCATCAAGGCGGCGATCGCCGAGGGGGTCTCCCAGTACGGGATGCAGACCTTCGACCAGTCGATCATGAAGCACTACACCGAGGGGAAGGTCTCGCTCGAGAACGCGCTGCGCTACTGCTCCAATCCGACCGAGTTCGAGCTGCGGGTGAAGGGAATCCACGCCACGTCGGACGAGAGCTGGAAGAGCTTCGAGCGGAAGGAAGAAGTCGTCTAG
- a CDS encoding zf-HC2 domain-containing protein codes for MNCRSAENLFSSFVEDELSQRERRSLEGHLEECAACSAAVQELRVTVELLSALPSYETGPAFEEEVMDRIRSGEALRPSLVEWLSEHLGPARLRPVFLAGAAGCALWIAFLLVNPGRNAAPNGDAQIAGAGTAPKTEQTATARTPAVASAVPTPAAPAGDVVASAPARVAPSRTSSVPAALEGTAAASGSADSARINAPYQDEYILDQFYLNRSGEDGVHSIVPVSGRTTDDVYITF; via the coding sequence ATGAACTGCCGGTCCGCGGAAAACCTCTTCTCGTCGTTCGTCGAAGACGAGCTGAGCCAGAGGGAGCGCCGCTCCCTCGAGGGTCATCTGGAGGAGTGCGCGGCATGCTCGGCCGCGGTGCAGGAGCTGCGCGTCACGGTGGAGCTCCTGAGCGCGCTCCCGTCCTACGAGACGGGCCCCGCGTTCGAGGAAGAGGTCATGGACCGCATCCGCTCGGGCGAGGCCCTGCGCCCCAGCCTGGTCGAGTGGCTCTCGGAGCATCTCGGCCCCGCGCGGCTCCGTCCGGTGTTCCTGGCCGGCGCGGCGGGCTGCGCGCTCTGGATCGCCTTCCTGCTGGTGAACCCGGGCCGGAACGCGGCGCCCAACGGCGACGCCCAGATCGCGGGCGCGGGCACGGCTCCGAAGACCGAGCAGACTGCGACTGCCCGGACTCCGGCCGTCGCGAGCGCCGTCCCGACTCCCGCGGCTCCCGCCGGCGACGTGGTCGCTTCGGCGCCCGCGCGCGTGGCGCCTTCGCGGACGAGCTCCGTCCCGGCCGCGCTGGAAGGAACGGCCGCCGCGTCCGGATCGGCCGACTCCGCCCGGATCAACGCGCCGTACCAGGACGAATACATCCTGGATCAGTTCTACCTGAACCGCTCCGGAGAAGACGGAGTCCACTCGATCGTGCCCGTCTCGGGTCGCACCACCGATGACGTGTACATCACGTTCTGA
- the aroB gene encoding 3-dehydroquinate synthase, whose product MTVRSPSSRPKSRAIRVRVRGADSSYVVRVERGLLARAGACVRAALSGPRKRGPSRVVALVTDRTVARLYGARVEGSLRRAGFRVVRSVIAPGEESKRFETVRALAEGWARAGLTRDAVVVALGGGVVSDTAGFAAAAYTRGLPWIAFPTTTLAQADAAIGGKTGVNLAAGKNLLGAFHQPRGVFADPDALATLPGRAFRSGLAEVAKIGMIRRPALLRGLDAIAESLAGKRAARDAAAAALGPLLRECAATKAWYVEQDERDTGIRRELNFGHTVGHALEAAGGYRLYQHGEAVAVGMAAELRMSVLHAGLDPVDAQETERLIARLGLPTRIPRAPGERFWNALARDKKRGRTRLRVVLCPAIGTAEIFELSSLTSLRRVVESLVMRS is encoded by the coding sequence ATGACGGTCCGCTCCCCTTCATCCCGACCGAAATCGCGCGCGATCCGCGTCCGCGTGCGCGGCGCCGACTCGTCGTACGTCGTGCGCGTGGAGCGAGGGCTGCTCGCGCGCGCCGGAGCCTGCGTGCGCGCGGCCCTCTCCGGCCCGCGGAAACGCGGGCCCTCCCGCGTCGTGGCGCTCGTGACCGATCGCACCGTCGCGCGCCTCTACGGGGCGCGGGTGGAGGGCTCGCTCCGCCGCGCCGGATTCCGCGTCGTCCGGAGCGTGATCGCCCCGGGCGAGGAATCGAAGCGGTTCGAGACCGTGCGCGCGCTGGCCGAGGGATGGGCTCGGGCGGGCCTCACGCGCGACGCGGTGGTCGTGGCGCTGGGGGGCGGCGTCGTCTCCGACACGGCGGGATTCGCCGCCGCGGCGTACACCCGCGGACTTCCCTGGATCGCGTTTCCCACCACGACCCTCGCGCAGGCCGACGCCGCCATCGGCGGGAAGACCGGCGTGAACCTCGCCGCGGGGAAGAACCTCCTCGGCGCCTTCCACCAGCCGCGCGGCGTCTTCGCCGACCCCGACGCGCTCGCCACGCTCCCGGGGCGCGCGTTCCGCTCGGGGCTGGCGGAGGTGGCCAAGATCGGGATGATCCGCCGGCCCGCCCTCCTGCGCGGGCTCGACGCCATCGCGGAGTCGCTCGCGGGGAAGCGCGCGGCGCGCGACGCGGCCGCCGCGGCGCTGGGGCCGCTGCTGCGCGAGTGCGCGGCCACCAAGGCGTGGTACGTCGAGCAGGACGAGCGCGACACGGGGATCCGCCGCGAGCTCAACTTCGGCCACACGGTCGGCCATGCGCTGGAGGCGGCGGGCGGCTACCGCCTCTATCAGCACGGCGAGGCGGTCGCGGTGGGGATGGCGGCCGAGCTTCGGATGAGCGTGCTCCACGCGGGACTCGATCCCGTCGACGCGCAGGAGACCGAGCGGCTGATCGCGAGGCTCGGCCTCCCGACCCGGATCCCGCGCGCGCCCGGCGAGCGCTTCTGGAATGCGCTCGCCCGGGACAAGAAGCGTGGACGGACGCGTCTCCGAGTGGTATTGTGCCCCGCGATCGGCACCGCCGAAATATTTGAGTTGTCGTCGCTTACCTCCCTTCGGCGCGTCGTCGAAAGCCTCGTCATGCGATCCTGA
- a CDS encoding sigma-70 family RNA polymerase sigma factor — protein sequence MERCAQGSEAAFRTLVQRYRSRIMNLVCRFINDRDRAEEIAQEVFLRVFRNRERYRKSGKFSTWIFTIAVNLTKNEIRSRVRHRGTYSLDAMDEESGGQGLPFPDWKPLPDADLNAREIQSKVAEALRKIPPRYREAVVLRDVEGLSYEEVGEILRIPGGTVRSRINRARLMLKERLKPYLKLEDV from the coding sequence ATGGAGCGCTGTGCCCAAGGCTCCGAGGCGGCCTTCCGCACCCTCGTGCAGCGGTACCGCTCTCGCATCATGAACCTGGTGTGCCGGTTCATCAACGACCGGGACCGGGCCGAGGAGATCGCGCAGGAGGTCTTCCTCCGCGTCTTCCGCAACCGCGAGCGCTACCGGAAGAGCGGCAAGTTCTCGACGTGGATCTTCACGATCGCCGTCAATCTCACGAAGAACGAGATCCGGAGCCGCGTGCGGCACCGCGGCACGTACAGCCTGGACGCCATGGACGAGGAGTCCGGCGGACAGGGGCTTCCGTTCCCCGACTGGAAGCCGCTGCCCGACGCGGACCTGAATGCGCGTGAAATACAGAGCAAGGTCGCCGAGGCGCTTCGCAAAATCCCCCCGCGCTATCGCGAGGCGGTCGTGCTCCGGGACGTGGAAGGACTCAGCTACGAGGAAGTCGGCGAGATCCTCCGCATCCCCGGCGGGACCGTGCGATCGCGGATCAACCGCGCGCGACTGATGCTCAAGGAACGGCTCAAGCCCTACTTGAAACTGGAGGACGTATGA